A genomic segment from Rhodospirillum centenum SW encodes:
- a CDS encoding TonB-dependent receptor: MPRRHPAVRAGLAGLVAPVALIQTAGMATALAQTAPEPRAAVEGPQRRAAVEEIVVTAQRRQQSAQDVPISLQVVDSARIERVAAQDMGDLAAFVPGLQVKADSPTQPKYTIRGVVTDDFGVGTDPAVGIYVDGFYSARSGASLLAFNDVERIEVLKGPQGTLFGRNSAAGAVSIITRKPSDEAEGRFLFRVGSYDKRRAEAMMNLPAGDDLALRVNAVFNQRDGWLKDDATGEGLSREDNWATRAALRWGPTAGTNAILTWEHEELDQDARPAISVIDVPPFPGRPSLPYNPATFIDPRDGPVLNDVIDNHETRELDSVTLTLTHPLSWGELASLTAFRHFETENREDEDGTNRRDLYFDTNNIEDNTSFYQEFKLSGAAGPVDWVAGASFWHEKAEQQASTSATTDSINAVLGNIGVGTPFSDLDNFVLIPFGIPFRLLGNSWNETMANEGTFKAYAVYGDAIWHVTDRLNLTLGGRLTYDKKTFSWFNGPRLAPELDETIRTLADLGVLDLAGVPPEALRFDVVFDVGALEGRKVELSDSWTDFSPRVVLDYALTDSVMAYASYTQGYKAGGFNSVEPLSRFDNEKVRNYEIGVKTSFPETGLQVNVAGYKYFYDDKQRVRLVQETSGSSVPQYIVETSDDKAVGIDLDALWRPIDPLEINLAVSWIDAEIDSKVTREGLDLSGQPTGEPRWTLSGGAAWTQPLGDGATVQVAVQHAYRGAPRCNTESLAVGTCGDILPFDVGGPYHRTDLRVAWTSASGAYTVAAFANNVFDNRYVTSLNRLTADTLGTVFSALSEPRMLGVDFAVRF, translated from the coding sequence GTGCCGCGGCGTCATCCGGCGGTGCGCGCCGGGCTGGCTGGCCTCGTGGCGCCGGTCGCGCTCATCCAGACGGCGGGCATGGCAACGGCCCTGGCGCAGACGGCGCCGGAGCCCCGCGCCGCGGTGGAGGGTCCCCAGCGGCGGGCCGCCGTGGAGGAAATCGTCGTCACCGCGCAGCGCCGGCAGCAGTCGGCGCAGGATGTGCCGATCAGCCTCCAGGTCGTGGACTCCGCCCGCATCGAGCGGGTGGCCGCGCAGGACATGGGCGACCTCGCCGCTTTCGTGCCCGGCCTCCAGGTCAAGGCGGACAGCCCGACCCAGCCGAAATACACGATCCGCGGCGTCGTCACCGACGATTTCGGCGTCGGCACGGACCCGGCCGTCGGCATCTATGTGGACGGCTTCTATTCGGCCCGCTCCGGCGCCTCGCTGCTGGCCTTCAACGATGTCGAGCGGATCGAGGTGCTGAAGGGGCCGCAGGGCACCCTGTTCGGCCGCAACTCCGCCGCCGGCGCCGTCTCCATCATCACCCGCAAGCCGTCGGACGAGGCGGAGGGGCGCTTCCTCTTCCGCGTCGGCAGCTACGACAAGCGCCGGGCCGAGGCGATGATGAACCTGCCGGCCGGCGACGATCTGGCGCTGCGCGTCAATGCCGTGTTCAACCAGCGCGACGGCTGGCTGAAGGACGACGCCACCGGGGAGGGCCTGTCGCGGGAGGACAACTGGGCCACCCGCGCCGCCCTGCGCTGGGGGCCCACGGCCGGGACCAACGCGATCCTGACCTGGGAGCATGAGGAACTGGACCAGGACGCGCGGCCGGCGATCAGTGTCATCGACGTGCCGCCGTTCCCGGGGCGCCCGTCGCTGCCCTACAATCCCGCGACCTTCATCGACCCGCGCGACGGGCCGGTGCTGAACGACGTCATCGACAACCATGAGACGCGGGAGCTGGACAGCGTCACCCTGACCCTGACCCACCCGCTGAGCTGGGGCGAGCTGGCCTCGCTGACGGCGTTCCGCCACTTCGAGACGGAGAACCGCGAGGACGAGGACGGCACCAACCGGCGCGACCTCTATTTCGACACCAACAACATCGAGGACAACACGAGCTTCTACCAGGAATTCAAGCTGTCGGGCGCGGCCGGGCCGGTGGACTGGGTCGCCGGCGCCAGTTTCTGGCACGAGAAGGCGGAGCAGCAGGCCAGCACCAGCGCCACGACCGACTCCATCAACGCCGTGCTGGGCAATATCGGTGTCGGCACGCCCTTCTCCGACCTGGACAACTTCGTCCTGATCCCCTTCGGCATCCCGTTCCGGCTGCTCGGCAACAGCTGGAACGAGACGATGGCGAACGAGGGCACCTTCAAGGCCTATGCCGTCTATGGCGATGCCATCTGGCACGTCACCGACCGGCTGAACCTGACGCTCGGCGGCCGCCTGACCTATGACAAGAAGACCTTCTCCTGGTTCAACGGCCCGCGTCTGGCGCCGGAACTGGACGAGACGATCCGGACGCTGGCGGACCTCGGCGTGCTCGACCTCGCCGGCGTCCCGCCGGAGGCGCTGCGCTTCGACGTGGTGTTCGATGTCGGCGCGCTGGAAGGGCGCAAGGTGGAACTGTCGGACAGTTGGACCGACTTCAGCCCCCGCGTCGTGCTGGACTACGCCCTGACGGACAGCGTCATGGCCTATGCCTCCTACACCCAGGGCTACAAGGCCGGCGGCTTCAACAGCGTGGAACCGCTGTCCCGCTTCGACAACGAGAAGGTCCGCAACTACGAGATCGGCGTGAAGACCAGCTTCCCGGAGACCGGACTTCAGGTCAACGTCGCCGGCTACAAATACTTCTACGACGACAAGCAGCGGGTCCGGCTGGTGCAGGAGACCTCCGGCTCCAGCGTGCCGCAGTACATCGTGGAGACCAGCGACGACAAGGCGGTGGGTATCGACCTCGACGCCCTCTGGCGCCCGATCGACCCGCTGGAGATCAATCTGGCCGTCTCCTGGATCGATGCGGAGATCGACAGCAAGGTGACGCGGGAGGGGCTGGACCTGTCCGGCCAGCCGACGGGGGAGCCGCGCTGGACGCTCTCCGGCGGGGCGGCGTGGACGCAGCCGCTGGGCGACGGGGCCACGGTGCAGGTCGCCGTGCAGCACGCCTACCGCGGCGCCCCGCGCTGCAACACGGAGTCACTGGCTGTCGGCACCTGCGGCGACATCCTGCCCTTCGATGTCGGCGGGCCTTACCACCGCACCGACCTGCGCGTCGCCTGGACCAGCGCCAGCGGCGCCTACACGGTGGCGGCTTTCGCCAACAACGTGTTCGACAACCGCTATGTCACCTCGCTCAACCGGCTGACGGCCGACACGCTGGGCACGGTGTTCTCGGCCCTGTCCGAACCGCGCATGCTCGGCGTCGATTTCGCCGTCCGCTTCTGA
- a CDS encoding SO2930 family diheme c-type cytochrome, with amino-acid sequence MRARVRGIALAAALLAATGCDGGDGTSAPAGPSAVVFHAGDNPERLSDWGVLPVAGGRLTLAGGVVPYDLATPLFTDHAGKLRTIWMPAGTSARYDATATFDFPVGTVITKTFYYPRAGAEEGLVAPGDRAAGQGGASQGGFGLDLSRVRLIETRVLVRRESGWAALPYLWDADQKDARLHRTGAVIPLTLAREDGGRERFAYVMPNANQCAGCHVDNLASRAFQPIGPKARHLNIEFDYPGGRENQLRHLAAAGYLTGTPEPAAAPRSADWRDPAQPLEARARAYLDINCGHCHNPAGAAKTSGLHLGPEVTDARELGFCKPPVAAGQGTGGHRFDIVPGRPDESILVYRLASVKPGAMMPELGRTLAHDQGVALIRDWVAAMAGRCD; translated from the coding sequence ATGCGCGCGCGGGTCCGCGGGATCGCGCTCGCCGCCGCCCTGCTGGCGGCGACCGGGTGCGACGGGGGGGACGGAACGTCGGCGCCGGCCGGCCCGTCCGCCGTCGTCTTCCATGCCGGGGACAACCCTGAACGCCTGAGCGACTGGGGCGTGCTGCCGGTTGCCGGCGGGCGGCTGACCCTGGCGGGGGGCGTCGTGCCCTACGATCTGGCGACGCCGCTCTTCACCGATCATGCCGGCAAGCTGCGCACGATCTGGATGCCGGCCGGCACCTCCGCCCGCTACGACGCGACGGCAACCTTCGACTTCCCCGTCGGCACCGTCATCACCAAGACCTTCTACTATCCCCGGGCCGGGGCGGAGGAGGGACTCGTCGCGCCCGGCGACCGGGCCGCCGGCCAGGGCGGGGCCAGTCAGGGCGGGTTTGGGCTGGACCTGTCGCGGGTCCGGCTGATCGAGACGCGGGTCCTGGTCCGGCGGGAGAGCGGCTGGGCGGCGCTGCCCTATCTCTGGGATGCCGACCAGAAGGACGCCCGCCTGCACCGGACGGGCGCCGTCATCCCGCTCACGCTGGCACGGGAGGACGGCGGCCGGGAACGCTTCGCCTACGTGATGCCGAACGCCAACCAGTGCGCCGGCTGCCATGTGGACAATCTGGCCAGCCGGGCCTTCCAGCCGATCGGTCCCAAGGCGCGCCACCTGAACATCGAGTTCGACTATCCCGGCGGCCGGGAGAACCAGCTCCGCCATCTGGCGGCGGCCGGCTACCTGACCGGCACGCCGGAACCGGCGGCCGCCCCGCGCAGCGCCGACTGGCGCGACCCGGCGCAGCCGCTGGAGGCGCGGGCGCGGGCCTATCTCGACATCAACTGCGGCCACTGCCACAACCCGGCGGGGGCGGCGAAGACCTCCGGCCTGCATCTCGGGCCGGAGGTGACGGACGCGCGCGAACTGGGCTTCTGCAAGCCGCCGGTGGCGGCCGGGCAGGGCACCGGCGGGCACCGCTTCGACATCGTGCCGGGCCGGCCGGACGAGTCCATTCTGGTCTACCGTCTGGCCTCGGTGAAGCCCGGTGCCATGATGCCGGAGCTGGGGCGGACGCTGGCGCACGACCAGGGTGTCGCCCTGATCCGCGACTGGGTTGCTGCCATGGCGGGCCGCTGCGACTGA
- a CDS encoding parallel beta-helix domain-containing protein, with product MRRMTLALCAMLAATQLAACDQSDQKQAQAPQAAPPGPTASGDPGAGAAGFQDTLQQKLLDAKPGDVILVPAGRHAFDRSLSLTVDGVTLRGEGMDRSVLSFKGQIAGAEGLLVNASDFTIEDLAIEDTKGDALKINDGRNIVIRRIRTEWTNGPDTENGAYGIYPVQTTNVLVEDSVAIGASDAGIYVGQSRDVVVRRNRAELNVAGIEIENTVNADVYENVATRNTGGILVFNMPNLPVAGHGTRVFNNRVFANNTGNFAAKGAAVASVPAGTGIIVNSNDEVEIFANEVADNDTANIIISSYFSTGYMNQYGVAENFDPYPERIFIYDNRFSGGGGSPDGIELKTLKTLLYGPFGRFPDILWDGWVDPKKLVDGKLPPELAICVANGEAQMLNVDGPDGNRNPGVDMAAHDCTLPRRAPVELAPPLDQLTKKGA from the coding sequence ATGCGCAGGATGACGCTGGCGCTGTGCGCCATGCTGGCCGCCACACAACTGGCGGCCTGCGACCAGTCCGATCAGAAACAGGCCCAGGCGCCGCAGGCCGCGCCGCCCGGTCCGACGGCCTCGGGCGATCCGGGCGCCGGGGCCGCCGGCTTCCAGGACACGCTTCAGCAGAAGCTCCTGGATGCGAAGCCGGGCGATGTGATCCTGGTGCCCGCCGGTCGGCATGCCTTCGACCGCTCCCTCAGCCTGACGGTGGACGGGGTGACCCTGCGCGGCGAGGGCATGGACCGGAGCGTGCTCAGCTTCAAGGGCCAGATCGCCGGGGCGGAGGGGCTGCTGGTCAACGCCAGCGACTTCACCATCGAGGATCTGGCGATCGAGGATACCAAGGGCGATGCGCTGAAGATCAATGACGGGCGCAACATCGTCATCCGCCGCATCCGCACGGAATGGACGAACGGCCCCGATACGGAGAACGGCGCCTACGGCATCTATCCGGTGCAGACGACGAACGTGCTGGTGGAGGACAGCGTCGCCATCGGTGCGTCGGATGCCGGCATCTATGTCGGCCAGTCGCGCGACGTGGTGGTGCGGCGCAACCGGGCCGAACTGAACGTCGCCGGCATCGAGATCGAGAACACGGTGAACGCCGACGTCTACGAGAACGTGGCGACCCGCAACACCGGCGGCATCCTGGTCTTCAACATGCCGAACCTGCCGGTGGCCGGGCATGGCACGCGGGTCTTCAACAACCGGGTCTTCGCCAACAACACCGGCAACTTCGCCGCCAAGGGCGCCGCCGTCGCCTCGGTGCCCGCCGGCACGGGCATCATCGTGAACTCCAACGACGAGGTGGAGATCTTCGCCAACGAGGTCGCCGACAACGATACGGCGAACATCATCATCTCCAGCTACTTCTCCACCGGCTACATGAACCAGTACGGCGTGGCGGAGAACTTCGACCCCTATCCCGAACGCATCTTCATCTACGACAACCGCTTCTCCGGCGGCGGCGGCTCGCCTGACGGGATCGAGCTGAAGACCCTGAAGACGCTGCTCTACGGCCCGTTCGGGCGGTTTCCGGACATCCTCTGGGACGGCTGGGTCGATCCGAAGAAGCTGGTGGACGGAAAGCTGCCGCCGGAGCTGGCGATCTGCGTCGCCAACGGCGAGGCACAGATGCTGAACGTGGACGGACCCGACGGCAACAGGAACCCGGGCGTGGACATGGCCGCGCATGACTGCACCCTGCCCAGGCGCGCGCCGGTGGAACTGGCGCCCCCGCTGGACCAGCTGACGAAGAAGGGGGCGTGA
- a CDS encoding TetR/AcrR family transcriptional regulator, with protein sequence MGTGRIGTSGKRAGRPAAGERPGGREAAGAVDLGSRTIPQQRRALMRRDAILDATLALLMEREAGEITTTLIAARAGVPVGLVYRYFPNKFAILSELARRSMDRVDTRLEALMAGGMEPQAIVRAVDEGIETIIETYRREPGPRRLFRAVRTVPELAAVLATSNARMVAALRRTLAALRPDASAPEVEAVARTTVQVYTHLEALAIECDDPELFPLLLAEWKRLAAGYLTRFATGPGAE encoded by the coding sequence ATGGGAACGGGGCGGATCGGGACCTCCGGGAAGCGGGCGGGGCGGCCGGCTGCCGGGGAGCGGCCGGGAGGGAGGGAGGCGGCGGGCGCGGTCGATCTGGGCAGCCGCACCATCCCGCAGCAGCGCCGGGCCCTGATGCGGCGCGACGCCATCCTGGACGCCACGCTGGCGCTGCTGATGGAGCGCGAGGCGGGGGAGATCACGACCACCCTGATCGCCGCCCGGGCCGGCGTGCCCGTCGGGCTTGTCTACCGCTACTTTCCCAACAAGTTCGCCATCCTGTCGGAACTGGCGCGGCGCTCCATGGACCGGGTTGACACCCGGCTGGAGGCCCTGATGGCCGGCGGCATGGAGCCGCAGGCCATCGTCCGCGCCGTGGACGAGGGCATCGAGACCATCATCGAAACCTACCGGCGGGAGCCGGGGCCGCGGCGCCTGTTCCGGGCGGTGCGGACGGTGCCGGAACTGGCGGCCGTGCTCGCCACCTCCAACGCCCGCATGGTGGCGGCCCTGCGCCGGACGCTCGCGGCGCTGCGGCCCGACGCCTCCGCCCCGGAGGTGGAGGCGGTGGCCCGGACGACCGTGCAGGTCTACACCCACCTGGAAGCCCTGGCGATCGAGTGCGACGATCCCGAGCTGTTCCCGCTGCTGCTGGCGGAATGGAAGCGGCTGGCGGCCGGCTACCTGACCCGTTTCGCCACCGGGCCTGGGGCGGAATGA
- a CDS encoding succinate CoA transferase, producing MPRDRIRLKSLWDRITDAEEAALHVRDGMTVGMSGFTRAGDAKAVPAAIAARALHDPLKITLMTGASLGGNVDRELTEAKALARRLPFQADPTLRSAINRGEVMFIDQHLSETVELLRSRQMGPVDVAIVEAAAITEEGGIIPTTSVGNTATFAILAEKVIVELNLSQPAALEGLHDIYIPTRRPHRDPIPVLQPESRPGVPYIPVDPAKIAAIVVTDRTDSAASILPGDADTTAIAGHLTEFLQSEVRKGRLGPSLSPLQAGIGSIANAVMQGLADGPFSGLTMYSEVLQDSTFDLFDAGCLRFASGSSITLGPERQRDVLNRLEHYKPKLVLRPQEVSNHPEVVRRLGVIAVNTALEFDIYGNVNSTHVGGTHMMNGVGGSGDFARNAYMSIFVTKSLAKGGTISSVVPMVSHVDHCEHDVDILVTEVGLADLRGLAPRERAATIIRNCVHPTYRELASDYFKAASARGGHTPHLLEEAFSWHLRLRETGSMLPRQTVLA from the coding sequence ATGCCCCGGGACCGCATCCGCCTGAAGTCGCTCTGGGACCGCATCACTGACGCCGAGGAGGCAGCCCTGCATGTCCGCGACGGCATGACCGTCGGGATGAGCGGGTTCACCAGGGCCGGCGACGCCAAGGCCGTGCCTGCCGCCATCGCTGCCCGTGCCCTGCACGACCCGCTGAAGATCACGCTGATGACCGGCGCCTCGCTGGGCGGCAACGTGGACCGGGAGCTGACGGAGGCGAAGGCCCTGGCCCGCCGCCTGCCTTTCCAGGCGGACCCGACGCTGCGCAGCGCCATCAACCGCGGCGAGGTGATGTTCATCGACCAGCACCTGTCGGAGACGGTGGAACTGCTGCGCTCCCGCCAGATGGGGCCGGTTGATGTCGCCATCGTCGAAGCGGCGGCGATCACCGAGGAGGGCGGCATCATCCCGACCACCAGCGTCGGCAACACCGCCACCTTCGCCATCCTGGCGGAGAAGGTGATCGTGGAGCTGAACCTGTCGCAGCCGGCGGCGCTGGAGGGGCTGCACGACATCTACATCCCGACCCGGCGGCCGCACCGCGATCCGATCCCCGTGCTGCAACCCGAAAGCCGGCCGGGCGTGCCCTACATCCCGGTCGATCCGGCGAAGATCGCCGCCATCGTCGTCACCGACCGCACCGACAGCGCCGCCAGCATCCTGCCCGGCGATGCGGACACGACCGCCATCGCCGGTCATCTGACGGAATTCCTCCAGTCGGAGGTGCGCAAGGGCCGGCTCGGCCCGTCGCTCTCCCCGCTCCAGGCCGGCATCGGCAGCATCGCCAACGCCGTGATGCAGGGGCTGGCGGACGGCCCGTTCTCGGGCCTCACCATGTACAGCGAGGTCCTGCAGGACAGCACCTTCGACCTGTTCGACGCCGGCTGCCTGCGCTTCGCCTCGGGTTCCTCCATCACGCTGGGGCCGGAACGGCAGCGCGACGTGCTGAACCGGCTCGAACACTACAAGCCGAAGCTGGTGCTGCGCCCGCAGGAGGTCTCGAACCACCCCGAGGTGGTGCGGCGGCTGGGCGTCATCGCCGTCAACACGGCGCTGGAGTTCGACATCTACGGGAACGTCAACTCCACCCATGTCGGCGGCACCCACATGATGAACGGCGTCGGCGGCTCGGGCGACTTCGCCCGCAACGCCTACATGTCGATCTTCGTCACCAAGTCGCTGGCCAAGGGCGGCACCATCTCCAGCGTCGTGCCCATGGTCAGCCATGTGGACCATTGCGAGCATGACGTGGACATCCTGGTGACGGAGGTCGGGCTGGCCGACCTGCGCGGGCTGGCGCCGCGGGAACGGGCGGCGACGATCATCCGCAACTGCGTCCACCCCACCTACCGCGAGCTGGCCTCCGACTACTTCAAGGCGGCCTCGGCCCGGGGCGGCCACACCCCGCACCTGCTGGAGGAGGCGTTCTCCTGGCACCTGCGGCTGCGGGAGACGGGAAGCATGCTGCCGCGGCAGACGGTCCTGGCCTGA
- a CDS encoding aldo/keto reductase, producing MEHRQLGRSGLKVPVLSLGTGTFGGGNAFFERWGRTDVAEATRLVDICLEAGVNFFDTADVYSGGASEEILGQALKGRRDKVLISSKATFAMGEGPNQVGSSRHHLIRSCEDSLRRLGTDHIDLYFMHAFDALTPVEETLRALDDLIRAGKIGYIGASNFSGWQLMKSLAVSEKYGLGRYVVYQAYYSLIGRDYEWELMPLGLDQGVGLMIWSPLGWGRLTGKIRRGRPATEGRIAMGGAVGGPEVEDEYLYTVVDALEAVAEEVGRSIPQVALNWLLTRPTVCNVVIGARNEEQLRQNLGAVGWSLSPEQVARLEAASQRTPAYPYWHQRGFDDRNPKPTRW from the coding sequence ATGGAACATCGCCAGCTCGGCCGCTCCGGCCTGAAGGTGCCCGTCCTCAGCCTCGGCACCGGCACCTTCGGCGGCGGCAACGCCTTCTTCGAGCGCTGGGGCAGGACCGACGTGGCGGAAGCCACCCGCCTCGTCGATATCTGCCTGGAGGCAGGCGTCAATTTCTTCGACACGGCGGACGTCTATTCCGGCGGCGCCTCGGAGGAGATCCTGGGCCAGGCCCTCAAGGGCCGGCGCGACAAGGTGCTGATCTCCAGCAAGGCGACCTTCGCCATGGGGGAGGGTCCGAACCAGGTCGGCTCCTCCCGCCACCACCTGATCCGGTCCTGCGAGGACAGCCTGCGCCGGTTGGGCACGGACCATATCGACCTCTACTTCATGCACGCCTTCGACGCCCTGACCCCGGTGGAGGAGACGCTGCGGGCGCTGGACGACCTGATCCGGGCCGGCAAGATCGGCTATATCGGCGCTTCCAACTTCTCCGGCTGGCAGTTGATGAAGTCGCTGGCCGTGTCGGAGAAGTACGGGCTCGGCCGCTACGTCGTGTACCAGGCCTATTATTCGCTGATCGGCCGCGACTACGAATGGGAGCTGATGCCGCTCGGCCTGGACCAGGGCGTCGGCCTGATGATCTGGAGCCCCCTGGGCTGGGGCCGGCTGACCGGCAAGATCCGCCGCGGCCGGCCGGCGACGGAGGGGCGCATCGCCATGGGCGGCGCCGTCGGCGGCCCGGAGGTGGAGGACGAGTACCTCTATACCGTCGTCGATGCCCTGGAGGCAGTGGCGGAAGAGGTCGGCAGGAGCATCCCGCAGGTCGCCCTGAACTGGCTGCTGACCCGGCCGACCGTGTGCAATGTCGTCATCGGCGCCCGCAACGAGGAGCAGCTCCGCCAGAACCTGGGGGCTGTGGGCTGGAGCCTGAGCCCGGAGCAGGTGGCCCGGCTGGAGGCGGCGAGCCAGCGCACGCCGGCCTATCCCTACTGGCACCAGCGCGGCTTCGACGACCGCAATCCCAAGCCTACACGCTGGTAG
- a CDS encoding ABC transporter substrate-binding protein, which produces MFRLLPRLLPAALLLLPVLLFPPAAVAQEAPPRRIVSMNLCADQFLVDLADRDQVLALSEYARDPILSSIAERARSWPVGRGTAEEVLALKPDLIIASRLRRQETRALLAGFQIKVLELGTARTFEEIVAQARTIAAAVGHPERGEALVARMRAVLDALPAPAETRPVAVHYQRRGFVSGGETLMDEIMGRAGLVNMARSLDGAFVVRVPLERIVTTAPEYLLLTTAPVESPDLGSDMLEHPVLSGLYGPERRLELPEAVAMCGGPAYPEAVASLMAQLGRGRAAPTP; this is translated from the coding sequence ATGTTCCGACTGCTGCCCCGACTTCTGCCGGCTGCGCTTCTGCTGCTGCCGGTCCTGCTGTTCCCGCCCGCGGCCGTGGCCCAGGAGGCGCCGCCGCGGCGGATCGTCTCCATGAATCTCTGCGCCGACCAGTTCCTGGTGGATCTGGCGGACCGCGACCAGGTGCTGGCGCTGTCGGAATATGCGCGCGATCCGATCCTCTCCAGCATCGCGGAGCGTGCCCGCTCCTGGCCGGTCGGCCGCGGCACGGCGGAAGAGGTGCTGGCCCTGAAGCCTGACCTCATCATCGCCAGCCGCCTGCGCCGGCAGGAGACGCGCGCGCTGCTGGCCGGGTTCCAGATCAAGGTGCTGGAACTGGGGACGGCGCGCACCTTCGAGGAGATCGTGGCGCAGGCGCGCACCATCGCCGCGGCGGTCGGCCATCCGGAGCGGGGGGAGGCGCTGGTGGCCCGGATGCGGGCCGTGCTCGATGCCCTGCCGGCGCCGGCGGAGACGCGGCCGGTCGCGGTCCACTACCAGCGCCGCGGCTTCGTCAGCGGCGGCGAGACGCTGATGGACGAGATCATGGGGCGGGCCGGGCTGGTCAACATGGCCCGGTCCCTGGACGGCGCCTTCGTCGTCCGCGTGCCGCTGGAACGGATCGTGACGACGGCGCCGGAGTATCTGCTGCTGACCACCGCCCCGGTCGAGAGCCCCGACCTGGGCAGCGACATGCTGGAGCACCCGGTGCTGTCCGGGCTCTACGGGCCGGAACGGCGGCTGGAACTGCCCGAAGCCGTCGCCATGTGCGGCGGCCCCGCCTATCCGGAGGCGGTCGCCAGCCTGATGGCCCAGCTCGGGCGGGGGCGGGCGGCGCCCACCCCCTGA
- a CDS encoding FecCD family ABC transporter permease encodes MTPAPDLHRAGAPPRTAAPAAPLPATVRPPAGRPGFVPLLAVALLAAALLSLLAGPADIAAGDALAGLVGQGDPLVVAVMQKLRLPRLLVGLGAGAMLGLAGASLQGYLRNPLAEPSVLGVSNAAALGAVVALYNGFAATMPLALPLMAIGAAMAAIAGVMLLAARAESALSVVLAGLAVGTLCGALISLTLNLAPSPFAAAEISFWLLGSLEDRSMTHVVLALPLIGVGAVLLLWDGRALDALTLGEEAARSLGCNLARVRVRLMLGVAIGVGAAVAVSGAIGFVGLVIPHMVRAVVGQRPSRLLLPSALAGALLLVLADLLVRMLPTANEIRLGVVTALLGVPIFLSQLLKARRSW; translated from the coding sequence ATGACGCCTGCTCCCGACCTGCACCGCGCCGGCGCCCCGCCCCGGACCGCGGCCCCCGCCGCCCCTCTGCCGGCGACCGTGCGCCCGCCGGCGGGCCGGCCCGGATTCGTGCCGCTGCTGGCAGTGGCCCTTCTGGCCGCGGCGCTCCTGTCGCTGCTGGCCGGGCCGGCGGACATCGCCGCCGGCGACGCGCTGGCCGGACTGGTCGGCCAGGGCGATCCGCTGGTCGTGGCGGTGATGCAGAAGCTGCGCCTGCCGCGCCTGCTGGTCGGGCTGGGCGCGGGCGCCATGCTGGGGCTGGCCGGGGCCTCGCTCCAGGGCTATCTGCGCAACCCGCTGGCCGAGCCGTCGGTGCTGGGCGTCTCCAACGCCGCCGCCCTGGGGGCCGTGGTCGCGCTCTACAACGGGTTCGCCGCCACCATGCCGCTGGCGCTGCCGCTGATGGCGATCGGTGCGGCCATGGCGGCCATCGCCGGCGTCATGCTGCTGGCGGCGCGGGCGGAGAGCGCGCTCTCCGTCGTGCTGGCGGGGCTGGCCGTGGGCACGCTCTGCGGCGCCCTGATCTCCCTGACGCTGAACCTCGCCCCCTCCCCCTTCGCGGCGGCAGAGATCAGTTTCTGGCTGCTGGGCTCGCTGGAGGACCGCAGCATGACCCATGTGGTCCTGGCCCTGCCGCTGATCGGGGTGGGGGCGGTGCTGCTGCTCTGGGACGGGCGCGCCCTGGACGCCCTGACCCTGGGGGAGGAGGCTGCGCGGTCGCTGGGCTGCAACCTTGCCCGCGTGCGGGTCCGGCTGATGCTGGGCGTCGCCATCGGCGTGGGCGCCGCGGTGGCGGTCAGCGGCGCCATCGGCTTCGTCGGGCTGGTGATCCCGCACATGGTCCGGGCCGTGGTCGGGCAGCGCCCGTCGCGCCTGCTGCTGCCCTCGGCCCTGGCCGGGGCGCTGCTGCTGGTGCTGGCGGACCTGCTGGTGCGGATGCTGCCGACGGCGAACGAGATCCGGCTGGGGGTGGTGACGGCGCTGCTGGGCGTGCCGATCTTCCTGAGCCAGCTTCTCAAGGCACGGCGCTCCTGGTAG